The following proteins are encoded in a genomic region of Cryptomeria japonica chromosome 11, Sugi_1.0, whole genome shotgun sequence:
- the LOC131051399 gene encoding uncharacterized protein LOC131051399 codes for MAFTLVISIPFIILVIIMCVCCYFLGKARGRQDIRTQPQVFGVPAAPPGVTPPGPSPPGSPKHDKTMNV; via the coding sequence ATGGCATTTACTTTGGTCATTTCCATACCATTCATCATTCTAGTTATTATCATGTGTGTGTGCTGCTACTTCCTAGGTAAAGCAAGGGGTCGCCAAGACATTCGCACACAACCACAAGTATTTGGTGTGCCAGCTGCTCCTCCTGGTGTTACGCCTCCAGGTCCTTCACCTCCTGGTTCTCCTAAGCATGACAAAACAATGAATGTCTGA